CACCGGTCGATGTCCCACGACAGGCCCGCGTGCCGCGTCTCATCCTCGGCGATGCGGACCATGGCCTCGCGCACCTCCGCGTCGCGCGCGTGCAGCGCCTGGTGATGGGCCACCAGCGCGCCGTAGGTCTCGCGCACGCACCCCTCCACGGCGTTGTCCAACGCCACCTCGCTCAACGGGCGCAGGGGCACGGCCGCGACGGCGGGCGGCGGTGGCGTGGCCCCGTAACGGCGCGCGAGCCGTCCCGTCATCTCCGTGTGCATGACTTCATCCACCGCGCTCGCGAGCGCCGCCTCCTGGAGTGCTGCCTCCGCGCCATGCAGGGCCAGCTCCTCACGCAGCCGCAGGAAGGCGTGGATGGACGCAGCCTCCAGGTGCGCGGTCTGGGCGAAGTGGTGCCCGAGCGCGTCCTCGCAGCCCCCCGCGACGGAGCCCTCCAGCCCCACGGGCCGGCGGCCCACGGAGCATGGGCCCGAGCCCTTCTGCAGCACGTGATCCTCCACCTCGCGGAGCTCGCCGTTGGCGGACACCCTGACCACGTACTGCATCAGGTTCGAGCCCTCGCCGCACGCGTCGCCCTTCGTTGCCACGACGTTGAAGCCTCCATCCGGATTCCGCTTCACCGCTCCCTGCTCCAGCGTTTGGCAGCTCAACCGGTAGCCCGCGGCGAAGGTGAGGAGCGCCGCTTCCTGCGCGGTGTCGACCGCGCCCAGCAGGTTCTGGAGCTCTTGCAGCGAAGCCCAGGTCTTCACCTCATCGCCACGCGTCGTCGCCAGGAAGTACCTCGAGCAGAGCTGGACGCAGTTGCCGGTGAAGCCGTCGCTGGAGCTCGCCTCGGCCAAGGCTGTCTGACAAGCGGACACGTCGGTGGCGCTCGCGCACGCCTCTCCGGTGGAGGCTCGGGTCTCGTAGCCCACCGGGCCCTCGCGGCCATAGCCTGAGAGGACGCGCGACTCGACGAAGTCCACCGCGGGTTGGATGCTCAGGTCATTGATGGCGGGATCGCCCAGCGGGGTGCACTCGACGGCCGAGTAGCCCCGCAGGTCCGTGCCGCCGGTGCCACAGCCCGCCAGCACCAGTGGCGTCGCGAGCGAGGCCCGCAGCGCGCGCGAGAAGAGATGCCGCAATCGGTTCGTGTTCATGGATGCCTGCTCCCGTGGGACGAGGTGTCCCGCGAGCAGAGCAACAGCGATGCCATCGCAGTGCTCCCTCTGGGAGCCACCATCCCGCGAGCGTGTTCGTGTGCTCGGAAAGCTGAGGCGTCTTCAGAAAGCTGAGGCCCTAGAACGACTCCTTGAATGGCCGCAGGTCCACTTCCTGGGTCCACGCGGAACGGTGCTGCCGGTGCAGCTGCCAGTACGTCTCCGCGATGGCGTCGATGTGGAGCAGCCCGTCCTCGCCCAGCGCCTTCACCCGCTCAGGGGCCAGCGTGTGCAGGCGTTCACCATCGATGCCGCCGTCGATGAGCACGTGGGCCACGTGCAGGCCCTGCGGACCGAACTCGCGCGCCATGCCTTGGGAGATCATCCGCAGGCCCGCCTTCGCGGCGGCGAAGTGCGTGAAGCCCGCGCGGCCTCGAAGGCTGGCGGATGCGCCGGTGAAGATGACGGTGCCCCGGCCCAGGGGCACCAGCCGCCGGGCCGCCTCGCGTCCAACGAGGAACCCGCCGAAACAGCCCACCCGCCAGAAGTCCTCGAACGTCGCGGCGTCCAGGTCGCGGAAGGGGACCTGCCGGTTGTTGCCGGCGTTGAACACGACCAGGTCCACGGGGGCGAAGCCCGCTCCCGGAGCCAGGGCCCGGTCGAACAGCCGCGCGACGTCCTCCTCCCGCGTCGCGTCCGAGACCACCGCCTCGCCACTGCCACCGGAGGCCGTGAGCCCCGCGACCACCCGGTCCAACTTCTCCCGCGTGCGCCCCGCGACGAGCACGTGGTGGCCTTCCGAGGCGAACTTCCGGCACAGGGCCGCGCCCAGGCCCTGTTCAGCGCCAACGCCCACCACGACCGCGGTGGGCTTGAGGGAGGAGGTCATCGAGAGCAGCTCCGGGATAGAGGACCGTCGCCCGTATCAGACCCGCTCGGACGTGCGGAACAAGGGCGCACCCAGCGCGGCGCCGTTGACGCCACCGTCAACGAACAGATCCTGCCCGCTCACGTAGGACGCATCGTCGGATGCGAGGAAGAGCACCGTCCGCGCGATCTCCTCCGGCCTGCCCATGCGCCCCATGGGAATGGTGGCGGACATGCCGCGCTCCATCTTCGCGAAGGCCTCCGGCGTGGGCGCGTTCTTCTCCCAGATGGGCGTGTTCGTCGCGCCAGGAGACACGACGTTGACGCGGATGCCCTTGGGGGCGAGCTCCGCCGCCAGCACGCTTCCCATCGCCTTCAGCGCGCCCTTGCTCGCGGCATAGGCGGAGTACCCGGGCATCCCCAGCTCGCTGTGCACCGAGCTGGTGAGGATGACCGACGCTCCGGGCTTCAGGTGCGCCGCCGCGGCCTGCACCGTGAAGAACACGCCGGTGACGTTGGTCTGGAGCACGGACGTGAACGCTTCCTGCGACGTCTTGCCCACGGGCGTCTGCGCCGAGACACCCGCGTTGGCGAACACGATGTCCAGCCCGCCAAAGCGCTCCACCGTCGCCGCCACCGCATGCTCCAGGGCAGCCGGATCCGTGGCGTCCGCCTGCACCGCCAGCACGTTCGCGCCCAGCTCCTTCACCGCCGCGTCCAGCGTCTCCCGGTTGCGCCCGGTGATGGCCACCCGCGCCCCCTCCGCCACGAACAGCCGCGCCGTCGCCAGCCCGATGCCACTGTTACCGCCCGTGATCAGCGCCGTCTTTCCCTTGAGCCGCATCTGACTGCCTCCGGTGTGATTGGTTTCATTATGAAACCAATTGCCGGATGAATAAAAGCCCCGGTTTCGTTATGCAACCAGTTGTGGAGCGGCCCTCTGGAAGGAGGCGGTGGTGAAGCGGACGAGCATGGAAGGGGCGGTGTGCCCGGTGGCCCGGTCCCTGGACGTCATCGGGGACTGGTGGTCGCTGCTCATCGTGCGCGATGCGCAGTACGGCCTGCGCCGCTTCGGCGAGTTCCAGAAGAGCCTGGGCGTGGCGAAGAACATCCTGGCCCAGCGACTGAAGCACCTGGTGGACCACGGCATCCTCGAAACCCAGCCGGCGTCCGACGGCAGCGCCTGGCAGGAGTACGTGCTGACGGAGAAGGGGCGGAGCCTCTTTCCCATCCTGGTCGCGCTGGGTCAGTGGGGGCAGCAGCACTGCTTCGAGGCGGGAGAGCCCCGGACGCGAGTGCTCGACAAGGCGCACGGGCAGCCGGTGAAGCCGCTGGAGGTTCGCGCCGCGGACGGCAGGGTGCTGACGGTCCAGGACGTGCGCCTGGATCGGCCGGCCACACAAGGCTAGCGCCACCCGGAGCCGGGCTGGTTAGGGTGTGCCCATGACGCGCCCTGCATCGGATTCGTGGTCACTGCCCTGGATGGGGCTGGGGCTGAGCAGCAACCTGAGCGCCTCGGACGTGCCGCATCCGTACCGGTTGCTTGACGCCTCGCCCGGTCTCTTCGACTTCGTGGAGTACAGCGCGCCCATCGCGCTGGAGGAGGCGAGGGCCCAGGCCACGCTCTTCCCGGAGATGTGGCGCCGCCGCTCGGACGTGCCGGTCCTCTTCCATCCGGTGCACCTGAACCTGTGGGGCCCGGAGCTGGAGCCCGCGTCGGCGCTCGCGGAGCTGGACGCGCACGCGCGCGCGGTGGGCAGTCCGTGGGTGGGCAACGACGTGGGCTGGTGGCACGCGGGCGGCCAGCCCTTCCCGGGCTACCTCTACGTCACGCCGCCGTTCAACGACGCGGGCGTGCGGGACAGCGCGGCGCACGCGCTCCACATCCAGGCGGGCTTGAGCGTCCCGCTGGTGATTGAAAACCCCGCCGTGCTCGCCACGCGCGGCGGACTGCACGCGCTGGACTTCATGGCGAAGCTGCACGCGCGCACGGGCCTGCCGCTGCTCCTGGACCTGGGCCACCTCTTCAGCCACCAGCTGTCCGCGGGCCTCCCCCTGCGCACGGGGCTGGATGGCTTCCCGTTGGATCAGGTCGTGGAGATCCACATCGCCGGCGGAGTGGTGACGCGCAGGGGAGGGCGGACCTTCTACGTGGATGACCACACGCAGCCCGTGCGCGAGGAGCTGTTCGAACTGCTGGCGGAGGTGCTCCCGCGCTGCCCGCGCCTGCGCGCCGTCACCTTCGAGGGCGACGGCCATCCGCCAGAGGTGGCGCTCGCGTCACTGCGGCGGCTGCGCGCGCTCGTCCCGAAGGAGTCCCGCGCTTCCATCGACATCCCCGCGGCGCGCGAGCCCGTGCCCGCCCTCACTGGGGACAGCCGCCCGTTGGCGCTGTTCGACGCGGGCCACGGCGTCACGCCGGCCACGGAGGACGAGGACCCCGAGGGCACGCGCGCGGACCGGGACTTCCGCCTGGCGGTGGTGGCGGAGCAGCTGGACAAGGACTGGCCCCTCACGCGCCTGCTGCTCGCGGCGGCGCCCGAGGGGCTGGAGTCCTTCACCCGCTCGCGCGAGTACCGAGGCCTCTTCGATGGGCTGGGCAAGTCCCTGTCCCACGCGTTCGCGTCCTGGGCGCGCAAGCGCGTGATGGCCGCACCGTCGGACGGCGTGGCCGCCGCGCTGTCGCTGGAGATGATGCTGCCGCACGCCTTCCTCCAGGCGCCGCCGGCTCCAGCCCCGGGCCAGGTGGCGCTGGCCGAGGACGTCCGCCTGGGTTCCTTCCCCGCCGACCTGACGGAGCTGGTGTTCGCCATACGGGCGTTGCGGCGGCATCTCACCGGCCGTGCGTGGGCCTGCGGGGCGCTGGAGGTGTCCGGCCTGGAGGCGCTGGCGCAGGTGGCGGCCCGGCCGGGTCCGGGCCCGTGGCGCTTCGCCATCCGCCGCAAGGCCATCGGCTTCGAGGTCCTGACGCTGCCCCCGGAGGTAGCCGCGGGGCTCCAGGGGCTCGCGGATGGGCCGCTTCCGGTGGAGGCCCTGCCCAGATGGCTGCTCGCGGAAGGGCAGGCACGCGGGCTCTTGCGGCGGGCATAAGGGCGGACACATGTCGGCCGGTCAACGGATCCTTGCGCCCACCTGTCGGGTGGGATAGTGCCCGCCGCATGTCGTCACCCCTCGTCGTTGGCATCGCGGGCGGCACCGCGTCCGGCAAGACCACGGTGGCCCGCAAGGTGCGCGAGGCTCTCGCCGACTGCCGGGTCGCCTTCATTGATCAGGATTCGTACTACCGGGACCTGAAGGACATGTCCCTGGTGGACCGGCGGGAGGTGAACTTCGACCATCCCGACGCGTTCGACACGGAGCTGCTGGTCAGTCACCTGCGTGCGCTCAAGCAGGGCCAGGCCATCCAGAAGCCCGTCTACGACTTCGTTACGTCCGGCCGTCAGCCGCACACGCACCGCGTGGACCCCGGGGACATCGTCCTCATCGAGGGCATCCTCGTGCTGCACATGAAGGAAGTGCGCGACGAGATGGACGTGAAGATCTACGTCGACGCGGACGACGACCTGCGCATCCTTCGCCGCCTCACCCGCGACATCAAGGACCGCGGCCGCGACTTCGACCACGTGGTGGGCCAGTACCTGCGCCACGTGCGCCCCATGCACATGGGCTTCGTGGAGCCGTCCAAGCACCACGCGGACATCATCATCCCGCACGGAGGCAACAACGACATCGCCATCGGGATGCTCGTGGGCGCGCTCCGAGCCCGGCTCGCCTCGCAGCACCAGTCGCAGCGCTAGCTAGCCGCGCAGCCAGCGCAGGAAGTCCTGCACCGGCCCCTTCAGCCGGTGCGCGTCCGACAGCAGGGTGCCGTGGTCTCCAGGCCCCTGCAGCTCCACGAACCGCGCCTGCACCCCCGCCGCCGTCAGCTGGTGGTAGGTGTCCCGCACGCGGCCCGCCGGAGCCAGCGCGTCCGTCGCGCCCGCGAGCAGCAGCACCCGCGCGTGGATCTTCGAGAACGTCTCCGTCAGGTCGCAGCCCGCGTACGCGGAGCAGAGCATCGACCACGCGATCGGATCGAATGTGTCCGCGAATGAC
The sequence above is a segment of the Corallococcus exiguus genome. Coding sequences within it:
- a CDS encoding ferritin-like domain-containing protein, translating into MNTNRLRHLFSRALRASLATPLVLAGCGTGGTDLRGYSAVECTPLGDPAINDLSIQPAVDFVESRVLSGYGREGPVGYETRASTGEACASATDVSACQTALAEASSSDGFTGNCVQLCSRYFLATTRGDEVKTWASLQELQNLLGAVDTAQEAALLTFAAGYRLSCQTLEQGAVKRNPDGGFNVVATKGDACGEGSNLMQYVVRVSANGELREVEDHVLQKGSGPCSVGRRPVGLEGSVAGGCEDALGHHFAQTAHLEAASIHAFLRLREELALHGAEAALQEAALASAVDEVMHTEMTGRLARRYGATPPPPAVAAVPLRPLSEVALDNAVEGCVRETYGALVAHHQALHARDAEVREAMVRIAEDETRHAGLSWDIDRWARSRLSAPEQSALREAQKRAVALLRAEVAMPLDSALVTEAGLPTPEAALALLDTLEQELWA
- a CDS encoding SDR family NAD(P)-dependent oxidoreductase, encoding MTSSLKPTAVVVGVGAEQGLGAALCRKFASEGHHVLVAGRTREKLDRVVAGLTASGGSGEAVVSDATREEDVARLFDRALAPGAGFAPVDLVVFNAGNNRQVPFRDLDAATFEDFWRVGCFGGFLVGREAARRLVPLGRGTVIFTGASASLRGRAGFTHFAAAKAGLRMISQGMAREFGPQGLHVAHVLIDGGIDGERLHTLAPERVKALGEDGLLHIDAIAETYWQLHRQHRSAWTQEVDLRPFKESF
- a CDS encoding SDR family NAD(P)-dependent oxidoreductase; the encoded protein is MRLKGKTALITGGNSGIGLATARLFVAEGARVAITGRNRETLDAAVKELGANVLAVQADATDPAALEHAVAATVERFGGLDIVFANAGVSAQTPVGKTSQEAFTSVLQTNVTGVFFTVQAAAAHLKPGASVILTSSVHSELGMPGYSAYAASKGALKAMGSVLAAELAPKGIRVNVVSPGATNTPIWEKNAPTPEAFAKMERGMSATIPMGRMGRPEEIARTVLFLASDDASYVSGQDLFVDGGVNGAALGAPLFRTSERV
- a CDS encoding winged helix-turn-helix transcriptional regulator — translated: MKRTSMEGAVCPVARSLDVIGDWWSLLIVRDAQYGLRRFGEFQKSLGVAKNILAQRLKHLVDHGILETQPASDGSAWQEYVLTEKGRSLFPILVALGQWGQQHCFEAGEPRTRVLDKAHGQPVKPLEVRAADGRVLTVQDVRLDRPATQG
- a CDS encoding DUF692 domain-containing protein, giving the protein MTRPASDSWSLPWMGLGLSSNLSASDVPHPYRLLDASPGLFDFVEYSAPIALEEARAQATLFPEMWRRRSDVPVLFHPVHLNLWGPELEPASALAELDAHARAVGSPWVGNDVGWWHAGGQPFPGYLYVTPPFNDAGVRDSAAHALHIQAGLSVPLVIENPAVLATRGGLHALDFMAKLHARTGLPLLLDLGHLFSHQLSAGLPLRTGLDGFPLDQVVEIHIAGGVVTRRGGRTFYVDDHTQPVREELFELLAEVLPRCPRLRAVTFEGDGHPPEVALASLRRLRALVPKESRASIDIPAAREPVPALTGDSRPLALFDAGHGVTPATEDEDPEGTRADRDFRLAVVAEQLDKDWPLTRLLLAAAPEGLESFTRSREYRGLFDGLGKSLSHAFASWARKRVMAAPSDGVAAALSLEMMLPHAFLQAPPAPAPGQVALAEDVRLGSFPADLTELVFAIRALRRHLTGRAWACGALEVSGLEALAQVAARPGPGPWRFAIRRKAIGFEVLTLPPEVAAGLQGLADGPLPVEALPRWLLAEGQARGLLRRA
- the udk gene encoding uridine kinase, translated to MSSPLVVGIAGGTASGKTTVARKVREALADCRVAFIDQDSYYRDLKDMSLVDRREVNFDHPDAFDTELLVSHLRALKQGQAIQKPVYDFVTSGRQPHTHRVDPGDIVLIEGILVLHMKEVRDEMDVKIYVDADDDLRILRRLTRDIKDRGRDFDHVVGQYLRHVRPMHMGFVEPSKHHADIIIPHGGNNDIAIGMLVGALRARLASQHQSQR